A region of the Stieleria neptunia genome:
GCCGAATGGCTGCGGGAAATTGGACACACGGTCCACGTGGCGGATTGTCTAAACGGCGCCAAAGCGAGCCAGGCCGAACATCGTTTCGACCTGGTGATCACGGACCTTCGCCTGCGTGACGAAGACGGGTTCGAGCTGATCCACCACACGCGGCAAAAGCACCCGGAAACCACGGTGCTGGTGATGACCGGTTACGCGACGCCCGACACGGCGATCGAAGCGATCAAAGCCGGCGCGTTCGACTTATTGACCAAGCCGCTGATCGACGACGAGTTGAATCTGGCGATCAGCCGCGCGGTTTCCCAACGAGACATCACGTTGGAGAACCAAAAGCTCCGCCAGCGACTCGATAGCCGAAGCGGGCTGGAGAACATTCTCAGCCACGACTATCGGATGATGAAAATCTTCGACGTGATCGATAGCGTGGCCGATGCCAGGGCATCGATCTTGATCACCGGCGAAAATGGGACCGGCAAAAGCATGATCGCCCGTGCCATCCACGAACGCAGTGCACGTCGTGGCAAACCGTTCGTCGAAGTCGCCTGCGGGGCACTACCGGACAATCTGCTCGAGAGCGAATTATTCGGCCACGTCAAAGGTGCGTTTACCGGCGCCAGCGGCGACCGAGTCGGCAAGTTTCAATTGGCCGACAAGGGCACCTTGTTTCTGGACGAAATCGGAACCGCGACCGCGGCGATGCAGGTCAAACTGCTGCGAGTGCTTCAGGAATTTCAGTTCGAACAACTCGGCGGCACGCAAACACACTCGGTCGATACGCGGGTGATCCTGGCGACCAACGAAGACCTCTCCCGCGCGGTGACCGAAGGCTCGTTCCGACAAGATTTGTACTACCGGATCAACGTCGTCAACATCGTGCTGCCCTCGCTGCGAGAGCGCGTCGGCGACATTCCTTTGCTGGTCGATCACTTCCTCCGCGAAGCCGCTGAGACGTGCGACCGGGAGATCGAAGGCTTTGATCAACACGCCATGGCCACCCTGCAAGCGTATCGTTGGCCCGGCAACGTTCGACAATTGCAAAACGTCGTCGAGCGTGCGGTGCTGCTGTCTCGCGAGAACGTGCTGACACTGGAAGATTTGCCGCCGGAGATCTTGGGCCGCGTGGCAGATCCGCTGGCATCGGCGATCCCACAGACCGCTGGCGAAAACACGCTCAAACCCTTCGCGATGACACCGGCCAGTTATCAAAACAAGAGTCTACGCGAAGCACTCGAAGGCCCCGAACGCGAGATCATCCTGCATTCGCTCCGCCGCCACAATTGGAACCGAGCGGCAACGGCCGACGCCTTGGAAATCAATCGCACCACGCTCTACAAAAAAATGAAGCGGCTGGGTCTGGACGATCCAAGACTGCAATTCGCCATGGAAGGGTAGCAACGTGGGGTAAGCTTCCAGCTTGCCTCACGTCATCTCACCAGCCTTGTTCCCAGGCTCCACCTGGGAACACACTGTCTCGGAGGCTCCCGCCTCCTGGCTGCCGCGGGCATGTGGCGGGAGCCACACCGGCCTTACGTTCCAAGGCAGAGCCTTGGAACGAGGTTGAAGTGGGGTGAGCTTCCAGCTTGCCAGACGTCACGCACCGCGTGACCGGACGTCATCTCAGCTCAACGTCCGCAGCGCCGCCGGCAGGGCGTCGCATTCTTGCTCAAAAACTCGGGCGGCGAGCGTGTCGGGTGTGTCATCGGGGAGCACGTCGCAGGCACGCTGCAGGATGATCGGGCCGTGGTCGTACTGGTTGTCGACAAAGTGCACGGTGCAACCGCTGATCGTCACGCCGCGCTTGATCGCGGCTGCGTGGACATTGTGACCATACATGCCTTGGCCCCCGAACGCCGGCAACAGCGACGGGTGAATGTTGATCACGCGGTTTTCGAAATCGTCGGGGATCAACACGTGTTTCAAAAACCCTGCCATCACGACGTACTTCGCGCCGCAGCGGCGAACCGGGTCGAACATCGCGTCACTGTAACTCGCATCATCATGATCACATTTGCGAATCACCTGGGTCTCGATGCCATCGACCTTGGCGATCTCGACACCGCGGACGCCGCCGCGACTGCTGATCACCAACCGGACATCGATCGGCAGGCCGTGCTCGTCGCGATGCCGCAACAGGTTTTCCAGCGTCCTGCCGCCGCCGCTTAGAAACACGGCGATCGGCAGTTTGGTCGTCTCGCCGCTCATGACGCGCTCGCCTTGGCGACGAACACGCCGCCGTGCTCCGACGCCGCCGAATCGACGCCCTCGATCGTGCCGATCTCCAGCGAGTCGGCCAGCGTTTCGTTGCAGATGTTCGATCGGTGTTCCTCAATCGCTTGGGTCACCTCGTCGCTGGCTGAATCGATCGCGACGCGGATCCGATCGGTGTACTGGCAATCGATCGCTTTGCGTTGATTCTGGATGCCGCGAATCAGATCGTTGGCGATCCCTTCACGCTGCAACTCCGGCGTGACTTTGGTGTGCAACACGACAACGGAACCGAGCCCCTGAGCCGCCGCCCAGCCCTCTTTGGCCTGCAAGCGGACTTCGATGTCGTCCCCATCCAATTCGATCACGTTGTCACCGAGCTGGAGCTTCACAACACCGTCGGCTTGCAACTGGTTCAACAATTCGTTTCCGTCGGCATCGGCGAGTGCCTTCTTGACCGCCGGCACTTGCTTGCCGACTTTCGGGCCGAGTCGTTTGAAGTTCGGAACAACCGTGTATTGGACGTACTGGTCGCCTTCGGTCGTGTAGTGAACCGCTTTGACGTTTAATTCTTCACGCACCAGGGCATCGTGGTTTTGCAGCCACGCGATCTGGGAATCATCGGTCAGAATCACCGTGACTTCGGACAACGGCAAACGCACCTTCAGTTTCTCACTCGCCCGCGCGGCGCGTCCCAGCGAAGCGATCTCGCGCAACAGACGCATCGAATCGGACAGATCGGTATCGATCCGCTCGGCGTCGACCTCGGGAAAATCACACAGGTGAACGCTGCACAACGTCTTGTCGCCGAAGGGTTCGGTCAACCGTTGCCAAAGGGTATCGGCCAGAAACGGCGTGAACGGAGCGGCCAGCTTGACCAGTTCCAACAGCGTTTCATACAGCGTCCAATAGGCGTCGTGTTTCTCTTGCGAATCCTTGTCGGCGGCCCAAAACCGATCGCGGCTGCGGCGGACGTACCAGTTACTCAACCCGTCCAAGAGCGAAGAGATGGCTTGGCAGGCGTTGTAGTTATCCAAGGCGTCCATGCGGTCGATCACTTTGGCGGTCGCCTGGTTGAGTTCCGACAGAATCCAACGATCGATCTCGCTCCGCTCCGATGCCGGCCGGTATTTCGGCGCCGATGCCAGCGACGCCGGCGTCAATTGATCGTCGGCCGCGACGGCGTCACGCGGATCGAACCCGTCGATCTCGGCATAGATGGTGAAGAAGCTGAACGTGTTCCACAGGCGGAGCAAGAACTCGGGGATCGAATCCTTGATCGACTGCTCGGCATAGATGATCGAGTTCCAGGGCGCCTGATTGGCAAACAGGTACCACCGCAACGCGTCCGCACCGTAGCGGTCAAAGATCTCTTCGGGGCTGCGGTAATTCCGCAGACTCTTGGACATCTTGCCGACTTGTTTGTTGAATTTCTTGCCGGCATGCTGCTTGGTCTCGGACTCTTCCAACAGGATCGTTTTCTTTTTCTCGTCGTCTTCATGCTCCCACCATTGGGAGAGCATCAACCCGAGCACGATGCAGTTGCGGAACGGCAGCGGATAGTCGAGATCTTTGACCTTCGGTGTTTCCGCTTCGGAGCCCGGTTCGGCGACCGATGCCCCTTCGCCGAACAGCATCGTCGCAATCGCCAATTGGCTGTAGAACCAACCACGGGTCTGGTCGATCGCTTCGCTGATGAAGTCGGCGGGGAATTGCGATTGGAATTGCTGGTCACCGGTGTGCGGCCACCCCCATTGGGCGAACGGCATCGCACCGCTGTCGTACCAACAATCGATGACCTCGCTGACCCGCCGCATCCGTTTGCCATCGGCGAAGGGCGAATCATACGTGACTTCGTCGATGTACGGTTTGTGGACCCGCAGATCGTCGACCAATTCCGGATTGGCCGCTTTGGCGTCCAACCAGACTTCGGTGCCTTGGACCCCCGGCTTGGCCAGCAATTCCTCATAATCGCCGACCGCTTCCATGCGCCCGGTTTCTTCGCACACCCAGATCGGCAGCGGCGTGCCCCAGTAACGTTCACGCGACAGCGCCCAGTCGACGTTCGATTCCAGAAAATTCCCGAATCGCCCGTCACGAATGTGTTCGGGTTGCCAGCCGATCTGCGAATTGTTTTTCAGCATCAAGTCGCGGAACTTGGTCGTGCGGATGAACCAGCTTTGGCGCGGGTATTGGATCAGCGGGTCTTGATCGGCCCGCCAACAGAACGGGTAATCGTGCAGGTACTGTTCCTGCAAGAACATCAACCCGCGTTCTTTGAGGTCGCGTGAGAGAGCCTTGTCGGCGTCTTTGACCCAGACGCCGAGGAATGCTTCGGGCACCGCTTCATTGAATTTTCCGTCTGGGCCGACCGCACAGAGCAATTCGGGTTGCTCGCCCTCGACAAACCGTCGTCGCTGTTCGTCATAGACTTCATAGTCGACTTCGCCGAACGCCGCCGCTTGATGGACGATCCCCGAACCGCTGTCGGTGGTGACAAAGTCGGCCGCGACGACGCGCCAGTAGTGGTGCTCCGTTTGGGCGTCACCGCTGGGCGACCGCAGCGTTCCGGTCGGGTCGCCGGTCGATTTCAGGTAGCCGTCAAACGGCGGCGTGTAGCGCAGACCGATCAGATCGGTGCCACGACACGTTTCCAACAGCTCGAATTCGCACTTCGCTTTGTCCGCGATTTTGTCGACCAGCGCCGACGCCAGATAAAACTCTTCGCCGGTTTCGCCGTGCTTGACCAACGAGTAGTCCAGTTCTGGATGAACGGCGGCGTACATGTTGCTGGGCAACGTCCACGGGGTCGTGGTCCAGACCAACAGACTGCGCGAGGCATCGTCCACCAGGGGGAATTTGACGTAAACACTCGGATCGGCGACTTCCCGATAGCCCTGACCGACCTCGCCCGCGGACAGGGCTGTGCCACCCTGAGCCCACCACCAGACGATCTTGTGGCCTTGGTAGAGCAGCCCGCGATCGAACAGATTCTTCAGACTCCACCAAACACTCTCGACGTAACTCTGGTGATAGGTCACGTAGGCCTGTTCGAGATCGACCCAGAATCCCAGTCGTTCGGTCAATCGCTGCCACTCCTGCATGTAACGCCAAACCGATTGCTGGCATTTTTGGATGAAGGGCTCGACACCATAGGCCTCGATTTCCTCTTTGCTGTGGATCCCCAGCTCTTTGCCGACCTCGACTTCGACGGGCAGCCCGTGCGTGTCCCAGCCCGCTTTTCGCTCGCAACGATAGCCCCGCATGGTCTTGTAGCGGGGAAAGACGTCCTTGATCGCGCGGGTCAGACAGTGGCCCGGGTGCGGCATCCCGTTCGCCGTCGGGGGACCCTCAAAGAACACAAAAGGAGGTGCATCGGCGCGGCGCTGCAGCGATTGCTTGTAGACGTCGTTTTGCTGCCAAAACTCCAGCATTTGCTCTTCCAGAGCCGGAAATTTGGGGCTGGCGGGGGCGGCACGAAACGGGGCAGCGGAGTCAGACATCGTTGTCATGGGAAGCTGAAACGGGTTTTTCGGAGCGAATGCGAAGCGGGATTGTAATGGGATTTCGGCGTTTGACGTAGGCGGAGTGTTGGGGGAACGCGGATCGGTTTACGGGGTCGGTCTCGCCCCTGGGGGTCGGTGGAGGCAAGAGGGGAAATAAGACCAATGGGACACATACGACTTATGGGTCCTATCGGTCGCATTGGTCCTATCTCTGCCTGAATGCCCGCCAGGCGGGCAGACCCCCGCACATTTTCACTCATCCGCAAAGTCAACCTTGCCGATAAACTTGTTTGTGTAGCTGCGCTTCGACGCTCCGCCGCCCCAAACTTTCGCCGCCCCAGTTGATGTCGCTTTCGGTTTCCACACAAAACGATCCAGCGCCACGACGGCCCGAGAACGGGTCGGTCACGATTCGGGACATGCTTTACGCCTGGGTGGTTCAGTGGGGTGCGGCGGTGGTCGATGGCGTTGCCACGGTTGGCGATATCGCGATGTTCGCCTGGCAGATGGTGGT
Encoded here:
- a CDS encoding sigma-54-dependent transcriptional regulator, which encodes MNESASILLVDDDWHLVQSMAEWLREIGHTVHVADCLNGAKASQAEHRFDLVITDLRLRDEDGFELIHHTRQKHPETTVLVMTGYATPDTAIEAIKAGAFDLLTKPLIDDELNLAISRAVSQRDITLENQKLRQRLDSRSGLENILSHDYRMMKIFDVIDSVADARASILITGENGTGKSMIARAIHERSARRGKPFVEVACGALPDNLLESELFGHVKGAFTGASGDRVGKFQLADKGTLFLDEIGTATAAMQVKLLRVLQEFQFEQLGGTQTHSVDTRVILATNEDLSRAVTEGSFRQDLYYRINVVNIVLPSLRERVGDIPLLVDHFLREAAETCDREIEGFDQHAMATLQAYRWPGNVRQLQNVVERAVLLSRENVLTLEDLPPEILGRVADPLASAIPQTAGENTLKPFAMTPASYQNKSLREALEGPEREIILHSLRRHNWNRAATADALEINRTTLYKKMKRLGLDDPRLQFAMEG
- the purN gene encoding phosphoribosylglycinamide formyltransferase, giving the protein MSGETTKLPIAVFLSGGGRTLENLLRHRDEHGLPIDVRLVISSRGGVRGVEIAKVDGIETQVIRKCDHDDASYSDAMFDPVRRCGAKYVVMAGFLKHVLIPDDFENRVINIHPSLLPAFGGQGMYGHNVHAAAIKRGVTISGCTVHFVDNQYDHGPIILQRACDVLPDDTPDTLAARVFEQECDALPAALRTLS
- the ileS gene encoding isoleucine--tRNA ligase; this encodes MSDSAAPFRAAPASPKFPALEEQMLEFWQQNDVYKQSLQRRADAPPFVFFEGPPTANGMPHPGHCLTRAIKDVFPRYKTMRGYRCERKAGWDTHGLPVEVEVGKELGIHSKEEIEAYGVEPFIQKCQQSVWRYMQEWQRLTERLGFWVDLEQAYVTYHQSYVESVWWSLKNLFDRGLLYQGHKIVWWWAQGGTALSAGEVGQGYREVADPSVYVKFPLVDDASRSLLVWTTTPWTLPSNMYAAVHPELDYSLVKHGETGEEFYLASALVDKIADKAKCEFELLETCRGTDLIGLRYTPPFDGYLKSTGDPTGTLRSPSGDAQTEHHYWRVVAADFVTTDSGSGIVHQAAAFGEVDYEVYDEQRRRFVEGEQPELLCAVGPDGKFNEAVPEAFLGVWVKDADKALSRDLKERGLMFLQEQYLHDYPFCWRADQDPLIQYPRQSWFIRTTKFRDLMLKNNSQIGWQPEHIRDGRFGNFLESNVDWALSRERYWGTPLPIWVCEETGRMEAVGDYEELLAKPGVQGTEVWLDAKAANPELVDDLRVHKPYIDEVTYDSPFADGKRMRRVSEVIDCWYDSGAMPFAQWGWPHTGDQQFQSQFPADFISEAIDQTRGWFYSQLAIATMLFGEGASVAEPGSEAETPKVKDLDYPLPFRNCIVLGLMLSQWWEHEDDEKKKTILLEESETKQHAGKKFNKQVGKMSKSLRNYRSPEEIFDRYGADALRWYLFANQAPWNSIIYAEQSIKDSIPEFLLRLWNTFSFFTIYAEIDGFDPRDAVAADDQLTPASLASAPKYRPASERSEIDRWILSELNQATAKVIDRMDALDNYNACQAISSLLDGLSNWYVRRSRDRFWAADKDSQEKHDAYWTLYETLLELVKLAAPFTPFLADTLWQRLTEPFGDKTLCSVHLCDFPEVDAERIDTDLSDSMRLLREIASLGRAARASEKLKVRLPLSEVTVILTDDSQIAWLQNHDALVREELNVKAVHYTTEGDQYVQYTVVPNFKRLGPKVGKQVPAVKKALADADGNELLNQLQADGVVKLQLGDNVIELDGDDIEVRLQAKEGWAAAQGLGSVVVLHTKVTPELQREGIANDLIRGIQNQRKAIDCQYTDRIRVAIDSASDEVTQAIEEHRSNICNETLADSLEIGTIEGVDSAASEHGGVFVAKASAS